In Bacillus sp. NP247, one DNA window encodes the following:
- the coxB gene encoding cytochrome c oxidase subunit II, producing MKKQWRLLSFVSLLALLLGGCGKAFQSTLIPQGEVAKMQYDLLLLASAIMVGVVLVVTIIFLYVIVRFRQKKGEEDYIPEQVEGNHKLEIIWTVIPIILLLILAVPTVTYTFKLADVSAMEKKNIDKDTIVVDVTANLYWWEFSYKSEKIVTSQDLVIPTGKKVYLNLKGADIKHSFWVPSLAGKMDTNTDNVNKMWLKADKSGTYNGFCTEFCGPSHSLMQFKVKALDESEYKKWLADMKKIDGKKEVASTKAQEGQEIFNKSCIGCHAVGSNDSRPPSARIAPNLANFADRDMVAGIAENNEENLKKWLKDPENMKPGNKMTGKYGNLTDDQINALNAYLQTLKIEK from the coding sequence ATGAAGAAACAGTGGCGACTGCTTTCGTTCGTTTCACTGCTGGCTTTACTGTTAGGGGGATGCGGTAAAGCTTTTCAGTCTACTTTAATTCCGCAAGGGGAAGTAGCAAAAATGCAATATGATTTGCTCTTACTAGCGAGTGCAATCATGGTAGGAGTAGTACTTGTAGTTACTATTATTTTCTTATATGTAATTGTGCGTTTCCGACAAAAAAAGGGTGAGGAAGATTATATTCCAGAGCAAGTTGAAGGAAATCACAAACTAGAAATTATATGGACAGTTATTCCGATTATTCTTTTGTTAATCTTGGCTGTTCCGACTGTTACATATACATTCAAGCTTGCTGATGTAAGTGCGATGGAGAAAAAGAATATTGATAAAGATACTATCGTTGTTGATGTAACAGCGAATCTTTATTGGTGGGAATTTTCTTATAAATCAGAAAAAATAGTAACTTCTCAAGATTTAGTTATCCCCACAGGTAAGAAAGTGTATTTGAATTTAAAGGGTGCCGATATTAAACACTCGTTTTGGGTTCCATCTTTAGCTGGGAAAATGGATACAAATACAGATAATGTAAACAAAATGTGGTTAAAGGCAGATAAATCGGGCACTTATAATGGTTTTTGTACAGAATTTTGTGGCCCATCACATTCTTTAATGCAGTTCAAAGTGAAAGCTCTGGATGAAAGCGAGTACAAAAAGTGGCTTGCTGACATGAAGAAAATTGATGGGAAAAAAGAAGTAGCTTCTACAAAGGCGCAAGAGGGTCAAGAAATATTTAATAAAAGCTGTATTGGTTGTCATGCAGTTGGATCAAATGATAGTAGACCACCTTCTGCTCGTATCGCACCGAACTTAGCAAACTTTGCAGATCGCGATATGGTTGCTGGTATTGCCGAAAATAATGAAGAAAACTTAAAAAAATGGCTCAAAGATCCTGAAAATATGAAACCAGGTAATAAAATGACTGGTAAATATGGCAACTTAACGGATGATCAAATTAATGCATTAAATGCATATTTACAAACGTTAAAGATTGAAAAGTAA
- a CDS encoding YlbG family protein, with protein sequence MFGQRQSMIVYLHSLKHAKILRKYGNIHYISKRLKYAVVYCDMEQIEHMMQKLNKLPFVKKVEQSYRPFLKTEFENSRPDRAKEYDYS encoded by the coding sequence ATGTTCGGGCAACGACAAAGTATGATTGTTTATTTACATTCATTGAAACATGCCAAGATTTTAAGGAAATATGGTAACATTCATTACATATCAAAACGTTTGAAATATGCCGTTGTATATTGTGATATGGAACAAATTGAGCATATGATGCAAAAATTGAATAAACTTCCTTTTGTAAAAAAAGTAGAACAGTCGTATCGCCCATTTTTAAAAACGGAATTCGAAAATTCGCGTCCTGATCGGGCAAAAGAATACGATTATAGCTAA
- a CDS encoding YlbE-like family protein produces MRAEIMEFIKADEDLASYIREQPYWYRKLTRNPEEKEAFELAAMQHFKKTIPDKVEKFQNQLAVASIMIDMFQYMKQQNTT; encoded by the coding sequence ATGAGAGCGGAAATTATGGAGTTTATAAAAGCTGATGAGGATTTAGCTAGCTATATTCGGGAACAGCCATACTGGTACCGGAAATTGACGCGTAACCCAGAAGAAAAAGAAGCTTTTGAGTTAGCTGCCATGCAGCATTTCAAAAAAACGATACCAGATAAAGTGGAAAAATTTCAAAATCAATTGGCCGTTGCTTCAATTATGATTGATATGTTCCAGTATATGAAGCAGCAAAATACGACGTAA
- the ctaF gene encoding cytochrome c oxidase subunit IVB, which yields MAFKQTNNPKVDLVYRKRKSAEEMKHQVITFSLMIFLTLVAFAAVAYPKTFSPIFSVPFILLLAVVQVIFQLYYFMHMSHKGHEAASFFLYSGLLIGLLTILAFMTIVWI from the coding sequence ATGGCTTTTAAGCAAACGAATAATCCTAAGGTGGATCTTGTTTATCGGAAGAGAAAAAGTGCAGAGGAAATGAAGCACCAAGTTATTACATTTTCACTAATGATTTTTTTAACATTAGTTGCATTTGCAGCGGTGGCATATCCGAAAACATTTAGCCCGATTTTTTCGGTTCCATTTATATTATTGTTAGCAGTCGTTCAAGTTATATTTCAGTTATATTATTTCATGCATATGAGTCATAAAGGGCATGAAGCGGCGAGTTTCTTCTTATACTCTGGATTGTTAATTGGTTTATTAACAATATTAGCCTTTATGACAATTGTGTGGATTTAA
- a CDS encoding formamidase, with product MGSSGSMVKPISGFLTALIQYPVPVVESRADIDKQIKQIIKTIHSTKSGYPGLELIVFPEYSTQGLNTKKWTTEEFLCTVPGPETDLFAEACKESEVYGVFSIMERNPDGGEPYNTAIIIDSQGEMILKYRKLNPWVPVEPWKAGDLGLPVCDGPGGSKLAVCICHDGMFPEVAREAAYKGANVLIRISGYSTQVSEQWMLTNRSNAWQNLMYTLSVNLAGYDGVFYYFGEGQVCNFDGTTLVQGHRNPWEIVTAEVYPELADQARLGWGLENNIYNLGSRGYVATPGGVKENPYTFVKDLAEGKYKVPWEDEIKVKDGSIYGYPIKKTIHS from the coding sequence ATGGGTAGTAGTGGAAGCATGGTAAAGCCGATTAGTGGTTTTTTAACAGCGTTAATTCAATATCCAGTACCGGTAGTAGAGTCGCGTGCAGACATTGATAAACAAATTAAACAGATCATAAAAACAATTCATTCAACGAAATCAGGTTATCCTGGATTAGAATTGATAGTATTTCCCGAATATAGTACACAGGGGCTCAATACAAAAAAATGGACTACAGAAGAGTTTTTATGTACAGTTCCTGGACCAGAAACAGACTTATTTGCTGAGGCATGTAAAGAATCTGAAGTATATGGTGTTTTTTCTATAATGGAAAGAAATCCTGATGGTGGAGAACCGTATAATACAGCAATTATTATTGATTCACAGGGTGAAATGATTTTGAAGTATCGTAAGTTAAATCCTTGGGTGCCAGTCGAACCTTGGAAAGCTGGAGATTTAGGCTTACCTGTTTGTGATGGACCTGGAGGAAGTAAATTAGCTGTTTGTATTTGTCATGATGGCATGTTCCCTGAAGTAGCCCGTGAAGCGGCCTATAAAGGTGCAAATGTCTTGATTCGTATTTCCGGATATAGCACACAAGTTAGTGAACAATGGATGTTAACTAATCGTTCAAATGCATGGCAAAATTTAATGTATACATTGTCAGTGAACTTAGCGGGTTATGATGGTGTATTTTATTACTTTGGTGAAGGACAAGTATGTAATTTTGATGGGACTACTTTAGTGCAGGGACACCGAAACCCTTGGGAGATTGTTACTGCCGAAGTATATCCAGAGCTAGCAGATCAGGCTAGATTAGGATGGGGTCTCGAAAATAATATATATAATTTAGGTTCAAGGGGATATGTAGCGACTCCTGGTGGGGTGAAAGAAAACCCGTATACGTTTGTAAAAGATTTAGCTGAAGGTAAATATAAGGTTCCTTGGGAAGATGAGATTAAAGTAAAAGATGGATCCATTTATGGGTATCCAATCAAAAAGACGATTCATTCTTAG
- the ctaE gene encoding cytochrome c oxidase subunit III, with amino-acid sequence MHVDEKLTNETFPAEPEKATLEGKNKFVGFWLFLGGETVLFASLFGTYLALKNSTNGGPTSQEMFQMPLVFIMTMLLLTSSLTSVYAMYHMKNFNFKKMQLWLLVTVLLGLGFLGFEIYEFYHYTHEFKHTMRSSAFGSAFYALVGTHGLHVLFGLCWILTLIFRNAKRGLNLYNAPKFYVASIYWHFIDVVWVFIFTVVYLMGMVG; translated from the coding sequence ATGCATGTAGATGAAAAATTAACGAATGAAACATTTCCAGCAGAGCCTGAAAAAGCAACCCTTGAGGGAAAAAATAAGTTTGTCGGTTTTTGGTTATTTCTTGGAGGCGAAACAGTGTTGTTCGCTTCCTTGTTTGGCACATATTTAGCGTTAAAGAATTCTACAAATGGTGGGCCAACATCTCAAGAGATGTTTCAAATGCCGCTCGTTTTCATTATGACGATGCTTTTGTTAACAAGTAGTTTAACGAGTGTATACGCAATGTATCATATGAAAAATTTCAACTTTAAGAAAATGCAACTTTGGTTACTTGTAACAGTGTTGCTTGGCTTAGGATTTTTGGGGTTTGAAATATATGAGTTTTATCATTATACGCATGAATTTAAGCATACTATGAGAAGTAGTGCATTTGGTTCTGCATTTTATGCTCTTGTTGGTACACACGGGCTCCACGTGTTGTTTGGATTATGTTGGATTTTAACATTAATCTTTAGAAACGCGAAGAGAGGTTTAAATTTATATAACGCACCAAAGTTTTATGTTGCATCAATTTATTGGCACTTTATTGACGTAGTTTGGGTGTTTATTTTCACTGTAGTATATTTGATGGGAATGGTGGGATAA
- a CDS encoding histidine phosphatase family protein, whose protein sequence is MTEICLVRHGQTDWNFQEIIQGREDIPLNEVGKKQASQSAAALQAESWDVIISSPLIRAQETAKEIAGAIGLPSILLDERFMERNFGEASGKPVASVRELIAEGNIEGMEQDEEIVERCFTALQEVAAAHGDKRIIIVAHSHAIKAILHAIAPDEITFKTPLKNACISYVKENSGKWDVLKYNIAKHISV, encoded by the coding sequence ATGACGGAAATTTGTTTAGTACGACATGGACAAACTGATTGGAACTTTCAAGAGATTATTCAAGGGCGCGAAGATATTCCACTCAACGAAGTTGGGAAGAAGCAAGCGAGTCAAAGTGCAGCTGCCTTGCAAGCGGAATCGTGGGATGTAATTATAAGTAGTCCGTTAATTAGAGCGCAAGAAACAGCTAAGGAAATTGCTGGGGCTATTGGATTACCATCTATTTTATTAGATGAGCGATTTATGGAACGTAATTTTGGGGAAGCTTCTGGGAAACCAGTTGCGTCCGTTAGAGAGTTAATTGCAGAAGGTAATATAGAAGGAATGGAGCAGGATGAAGAAATTGTAGAGCGCTGTTTTACAGCTTTACAAGAGGTTGCAGCAGCACATGGAGATAAACGTATTATCATTGTTGCGCATTCACATGCAATAAAAGCTATTTTACATGCAATTGCACCAGATGAAATTACATTTAAAACGCCGTTGAAAAACGCATGTATTAGCTACGTGAAAGAGAATAGCGGGAAATGGGATGTTCTTAAATATAATATTGCGAAGCATATTAGTGTATAA
- a CDS encoding YugN family protein yields the protein MQFTNTNFNDAVVDLTLLTEIMENNHFVLAGQWDYERVTYDYKFEILKDIYYLRVQGFAVEGDIGGRHAQVKLLPPLLGKHYYPHGVEYGDDEIFPTNVLQKSEQLLQNIEKELKEFQIIE from the coding sequence ATGCAATTTACAAATACAAACTTTAATGATGCAGTCGTTGATTTAACTCTTTTAACTGAGATTATGGAAAACAATCATTTTGTACTTGCTGGACAATGGGATTACGAACGCGTTACATATGATTATAAATTTGAAATATTAAAGGATATTTATTATTTACGTGTACAAGGATTTGCTGTTGAAGGTGACATCGGCGGCAGACACGCCCAAGTAAAACTATTGCCACCCTTATTAGGAAAACATTATTATCCTCATGGCGTTGAATATGGAGATGATGAGATTTTTCCAACGAATGTACTTCAAAAAAGCGAACAACTCCTACAAAATATTGAAAAAGAGTTGAAAGAATTTCAAATTATTGAGTAA
- a CDS encoding YlbF family regulator produces MIVATLESVLILDKAEQLAKAIICSDIAEDYRKYYKDLQEDIEVQTLIQQFTAMKERYEEVQRFGKYHPDYTFVSTRMRELKRSVDMHDKVAAFKRAETALQKLLDEVSVAIGSEVSPSVKVPTGNPFFDAGGCGGGCGTGGGCGCKKTG; encoded by the coding sequence ATGATTGTAGCGACGCTGGAAAGCGTATTGATTTTAGATAAGGCAGAGCAGCTTGCAAAAGCGATCATCTGTTCAGATATAGCAGAAGATTACCGTAAGTATTATAAGGATTTACAAGAAGATATAGAAGTTCAGACGTTAATTCAGCAATTTACAGCGATGAAAGAGCGATACGAAGAAGTGCAACGTTTTGGTAAATATCATCCTGATTATACTTTCGTTTCGACGAGAATGAGGGAATTAAAGCGTTCAGTAGATATGCATGATAAGGTTGCAGCCTTTAAAAGAGCAGAAACTGCTTTACAAAAGTTATTAGATGAAGTTAGTGTAGCAATTGGTTCTGAGGTGTCTCCTTCCGTTAAAGTTCCAACAGGAAATCCATTTTTTGATGCGGGTGGCTGTGGCGGTGGTTGTGGTACCGGAGGCGGTTGTGGTTGTAAAAAAACAGGGTAA
- a CDS encoding CAP domain-containing protein, whose protein sequence is MKKLLRIVMITFLILAVDLYGKLLVSQYILTPSHSKQENKIVKKKKQVNEESTDTVLNMIGGDSENLLAKWGEPSRIEPSAYGYEWWVYNQDLAQYVQFGVAERKVVTAYVAGEQVKVAPYYINEKYEEVYKKNPLSHEISLKRGKNSYQFELSDTEVMEQPLVPVEDGWAQLYFDHFTHELVGLRYMDDETLLRQRPYQLVYSGELIAEQPLTPEKMKQVENGNMQQILDLTNIIRSRHQLPLLTWDQQTATVAFGHSKDMKDNNYFSHDSPTFGTLGDRLQRGQVAFQLAGENIAAQHSDGIAAVQGWLNSEGHRKNLLNEQFTGLGVGVYDKFYTQNFIRK, encoded by the coding sequence TTGAAGAAATTATTGCGTATCGTAATGATTACATTTTTAATTTTAGCTGTTGATTTATACGGGAAGTTACTCGTGTCACAATATATATTAACCCCATCTCACTCTAAGCAAGAAAATAAAATTGTGAAAAAGAAGAAGCAAGTAAATGAAGAATCCACAGACACTGTTTTAAATATGATTGGTGGGGACTCTGAGAATTTATTAGCAAAGTGGGGCGAACCATCTCGAATAGAGCCATCTGCTTATGGATATGAATGGTGGGTGTATAATCAAGATTTAGCTCAGTATGTTCAATTTGGAGTTGCTGAACGTAAAGTTGTAACGGCGTATGTTGCTGGTGAGCAAGTTAAGGTGGCTCCCTATTATATAAATGAAAAGTATGAAGAGGTATATAAAAAGAATCCACTTTCACATGAGATATCATTAAAAAGAGGAAAGAATAGTTATCAATTTGAGTTATCTGATACGGAAGTAATGGAACAACCGCTAGTACCTGTAGAAGATGGATGGGCACAATTATATTTTGATCACTTTACGCATGAACTTGTTGGTCTTCGTTATATGGATGATGAAACGTTATTACGACAAAGACCATATCAACTTGTTTATTCAGGTGAATTAATAGCGGAACAGCCGCTGACGCCAGAAAAAATGAAGCAAGTAGAAAATGGAAATATGCAGCAAATTCTCGATTTAACAAATATTATTCGAAGTCGTCATCAATTACCGTTGTTAACATGGGACCAACAAACTGCAACTGTTGCATTTGGCCATAGTAAAGATATGAAGGATAATAATTATTTTTCGCACGATTCACCTACTTTTGGTACGTTAGGAGATCGTTTGCAACGTGGGCAAGTGGCTTTTCAACTTGCTGGTGAGAATATAGCGGCGCAACATAGTGATGGAATTGCGGCGGTACAAGGTTGGTTAAATAGTGAGGGTCACAGAAAGAATTTATTAAATGAACAATTTACTGGATTAGGTGTTGGGGTATATGATAAATTTTATACTCAAAACTTTATCCGAAAATAA
- the ctaD gene encoding cytochrome c oxidase subunit I yields MGAVIWDYLTTVDHKKIAILYLIAGGLFFVIGGIEALFIRLQLAIPNNAFLVGDAYNQVLTMHGTTMIFLAAMPLVFAFMNAAVPLQIGARDVAFPFLNSLGFWLFFFGGLFLNLSWFLGGAPDAGWTSYASLALASKGHGVDFYVLGLQISGIGTLIGGINFLVTIINMRAPGMTYMRMPMFTWTTFVTSSLILFAFPPLTVGLGLLMLDRLFGTSFFNPALGGNTIIWEHLFWIFGHPEVYILILPAFGIFSEIFATFSKKRLFGYSSMVFATVLIGFLGFMVWAHHMFTVGLGPVANAIFSVATMAIAVPTGIKIFNWLFTMWGGSIRFTTPMMWAVAFIPSFVMGGVTGVMLASAPADYQFHDNYFVVAHFHYVIVGGVVFGLLAGAHYYWPLMFNKVLNETLGKITFWLFFIGFHLTFFIQHFLGLIGMPRRYYTYLEGQGLEVGNMVSSIGAVFMALGTIVLLFNVIKTTVSKEKAGRDPWDARTLEWTMPAPTPEYNFKQLPFVRGLDPFWIEKREGNKEMTAAEPVGDIHMPNASFSPFIISLGLFIAAFGAMYMQGGKDKFWLLVAIIGLIITFGTMFRRSVIDDHGYHIHKEDLEDKGGKA; encoded by the coding sequence ATGGGTGCTGTCATATGGGATTATTTAACGACAGTAGACCATAAAAAGATTGCCATTCTCTATTTAATTGCAGGTGGATTGTTTTTTGTAATAGGTGGAATAGAAGCACTATTTATTCGCCTGCAGTTAGCGATTCCTAACAATGCTTTTCTTGTTGGGGATGCTTATAATCAAGTATTAACGATGCACGGTACAACAATGATTTTCCTCGCAGCTATGCCACTCGTGTTTGCATTTATGAACGCCGCTGTGCCACTTCAAATTGGAGCACGTGATGTGGCGTTCCCGTTTTTGAATTCGCTCGGATTTTGGTTATTCTTCTTTGGTGGATTATTTTTAAATTTAAGTTGGTTTTTAGGAGGCGCGCCTGATGCAGGGTGGACATCGTATGCATCTTTAGCTTTAGCCTCTAAAGGACATGGTGTTGATTTTTATGTACTCGGCTTGCAAATATCAGGTATTGGTACATTAATTGGAGGTATTAACTTCCTTGTTACAATTATTAATATGCGCGCGCCAGGGATGACGTACATGCGCATGCCGATGTTTACATGGACAACATTTGTAACATCTTCACTTATTTTATTTGCATTTCCACCATTAACTGTAGGGTTAGGACTTTTAATGTTAGATCGTTTATTTGGCACAAGTTTCTTTAATCCGGCACTAGGTGGGAACACGATTATATGGGAGCATTTATTCTGGATCTTCGGTCATCCGGAAGTATACATTCTTATACTTCCAGCTTTCGGAATATTCTCAGAAATCTTCGCCACATTTTCGAAAAAACGATTATTCGGTTATTCCTCGATGGTGTTCGCGACAGTATTAATAGGGTTTTTAGGATTTATGGTATGGGCGCATCATATGTTTACTGTTGGTCTTGGCCCTGTTGCAAATGCTATCTTCTCGGTTGCAACAATGGCGATTGCAGTCCCGACGGGTATTAAAATATTTAACTGGCTCTTTACAATGTGGGGGGGCAGTATTCGCTTTACAACACCAATGATGTGGGCAGTAGCTTTTATTCCATCATTCGTTATGGGTGGAGTTACTGGAGTTATGCTTGCGTCTGCACCAGCTGATTATCAGTTCCATGATAATTATTTCGTAGTAGCACACTTCCATTACGTAATTGTCGGTGGTGTTGTATTTGGTTTACTTGCAGGTGCACACTATTATTGGCCGCTTATGTTTAATAAAGTATTAAATGAGACGTTAGGAAAGATAACATTTTGGTTATTCTTTATAGGTTTCCATTTAACATTCTTTATCCAACATTTCCTTGGTTTAATCGGTATGCCTCGTCGTTACTACACATATTTAGAGGGGCAAGGATTAGAGGTTGGAAATATGGTTAGTTCAATTGGAGCAGTTTTCATGGCTCTTGGAACGATTGTTCTTTTGTTCAATGTTATAAAAACAACAGTATCAAAAGAAAAAGCTGGTCGTGATCCATGGGATGCACGTACATTAGAGTGGACAATGCCCGCACCTACACCGGAATACAATTTCAAACAGTTACCATTTGTTCGTGGACTAGATCCGTTTTGGATTGAAAAGCGCGAGGGTAATAAAGAGATGACAGCGGCGGAACCAGTCGGTGATATTCATATGCCGAATGCTTCATTTTCACCATTTATCATTTCTCTAGGTCTATTTATAGCCGCTTTCGGTGCGATGTATATGCAAGGCGGCAAAGATAAGTTTTGGTTATTAGTAGCAATTATAGGTTTGATCATTACATTCGGTACAATGTTCCGTCGCTCAGTAATCGATGATCATGGATATCATATTCATAAGGAAGATTTAGAAGATAAGGGGGGCAAGGCATAA
- the ctaG gene encoding cytochrome c oxidase assembly factor CtaG yields MENLWVFGFQALWSPIFLLFMISILISYFLVIGPYRTRFENATKVSKKQIFYFTTGIVLLYFVKGGPIDLIGHIIFSAHMLEMAVMYIAVPPLLLLGIPVWLYQYITSFKFVQIVLKVFGKPLIALLVFNGLFSFYHLPVVFDTVKQSQIAHPICLAILFFAAMMMWWPMLNPLPEYQTLSDIKKLGYMFANGILLTPACALIIFATAPLFATYTDPAAWMKAMELCVPAGTLSDLNITGPEFLHWMPVVEDQQTGGIIMKIVQEIVYGTIIGYVFFKWARREREKDKEQLQELPPYLQTK; encoded by the coding sequence ATGGAAAACTTATGGGTATTTGGTTTTCAAGCTTTATGGAGTCCGATTTTTTTATTATTTATGATCTCGATTCTTATTAGTTATTTTTTAGTTATTGGACCATATAGAACGCGATTTGAAAATGCGACGAAGGTAAGTAAGAAGCAAATTTTTTATTTTACGACCGGGATTGTTCTTTTGTATTTTGTAAAGGGAGGACCTATTGATTTAATTGGTCATATTATATTTAGTGCACATATGCTTGAGATGGCAGTAATGTATATTGCGGTGCCTCCGTTATTACTGCTTGGTATACCCGTATGGTTATATCAATATATTACTTCTTTTAAGTTCGTTCAAATTGTGCTAAAGGTTTTTGGAAAGCCGCTTATTGCGTTGTTGGTATTTAACGGTCTGTTTTCCTTTTATCATTTGCCAGTTGTTTTTGATACAGTAAAACAAAGTCAAATAGCGCATCCTATTTGCCTTGCTATATTGTTTTTTGCAGCAATGATGATGTGGTGGCCGATGTTAAATCCGCTACCAGAATATCAAACTTTAAGTGATATTAAGAAGCTTGGTTATATGTTTGCTAACGGTATTTTATTAACGCCAGCTTGTGCGTTAATAATTTTTGCGACTGCACCATTATTTGCAACATATACAGATCCGGCCGCTTGGATGAAGGCAATGGAGCTCTGTGTACCGGCGGGGACCTTATCAGATTTAAATATAACTGGACCAGAATTTTTACATTGGATGCCGGTAGTAGAAGACCAACAAACAGGCGGTATCATTATGAAAATTGTCCAGGAAATAGTGTACGGTACGATTATCGGTTATGTGTTCTTTAAATGGGCACGTAGAGAGCGTGAAAAGGATAAAGAGCAGTTGCAAGAATTGCCGCCGTATTTACAGACTAAGTAA
- a CDS encoding YlbD family protein, with product MPITKGPLHPSVQQFKEFVNHHPKMVHEVRSGQKTWQQFYEEWYLLGEEDQIWTAYRPDGAPAFSSIKESKEEKENRTEEEKTADVMGQMLSFFKKLDVEQMQHHLANVTSAIGSVQQVIQQFQGNRAQQEQSTSENNPFFFQKD from the coding sequence ATGCCAATAACAAAAGGGCCGTTACATCCATCGGTTCAACAGTTTAAAGAGTTTGTGAACCATCACCCTAAAATGGTTCATGAGGTTAGAAGTGGTCAAAAAACTTGGCAGCAATTTTATGAAGAATGGTACTTACTTGGTGAAGAAGATCAAATATGGACAGCGTATAGACCTGATGGAGCACCTGCTTTTTCTTCGATAAAAGAAAGTAAAGAAGAAAAAGAAAATCGAACAGAAGAGGAAAAAACTGCTGATGTGATGGGGCAAATGCTTTCTTTCTTTAAAAAGCTAGACGTAGAACAAATGCAACATCATTTAGCAAATGTAACGAGTGCGATTGGTAGTGTGCAACAAGTTATCCAACAATTTCAAGGGAACCGTGCGCAGCAAGAACAAAGTACTTCTGAAAATAATCCTTTTTTCTTTCAAAAGGACTAG
- the rsmD gene encoding 16S rRNA (guanine(966)-N(2))-methyltransferase RsmD, which yields MRVVSGKCKGHPLKAVPGNTTRPTTDKVKESIFNMIGPYYDGGIALDLFGGSGGLGIEAISRGIDKAIFVDRDSKAIKVIHQNLESCRIQEQAEVYRNDAERAVKALVKREISFDLILIDPPYKGQKIVSLISVMDQHGLLNKDGIIMAEHGDDVVLPDSIGELVKVRAENYGITAISIYKYEGEGTE from the coding sequence ATGAGAGTAGTTTCAGGAAAATGTAAAGGGCACCCACTTAAAGCGGTACCTGGTAATACAACACGTCCAACGACAGATAAAGTGAAAGAATCTATTTTTAATATGATAGGTCCTTATTATGATGGTGGTATCGCTCTTGATTTATTTGGTGGTAGTGGTGGTCTTGGAATTGAGGCCATAAGTAGAGGGATTGATAAAGCGATTTTTGTTGACCGAGATAGTAAAGCGATAAAAGTCATTCATCAAAATTTAGAAAGCTGTAGAATACAAGAACAAGCTGAAGTGTACCGAAATGATGCGGAACGTGCGGTAAAGGCGCTTGTAAAGCGTGAAATATCATTCGATCTTATACTAATAGATCCTCCATATAAAGGTCAAAAAATTGTGTCTTTAATTAGTGTGATGGATCAACATGGATTGTTAAATAAAGATGGAATCATTATGGCAGAGCATGGGGATGACGTGGTTTTACCTGATTCTATAGGAGAACTTGTAAAAGTACGAGCAGAAAACTACGGGATTACAGCAATTTCGATTTATAAGTATGAAGGTGAGGGGACAGAATGA